AACGATTGAAGCCGGACGCGATCAGAACCAGGCGCGCACACCGGCAACGAAACGCGTCTCGCCGCTACGGCCGCCGGATGTGCGAACCATATCGGCGGTGTTGCCGAACGTCTGGTAGCGCTCCACGCCGATGTACGGCGCGAACTGGCGACTGAACTCGTAGCGCAGACGCAATCCCACCGCGCCGTTCGACAGCCCGCTGCCGGTGCCGGTCGCCGGGTCATTCTTGCCGTACAGGTTCGCTTCGATGCGCGGCTGGAGAATCAGCCGCTGCGTAATCAGCAACTCATACTCGGCGGACAGGCGCAGCGCGGTGCGCCCCTCGTTGCCCACGTAAGCCGTGGCATCGACCTCGAACCAATATGGCGCCAGCCCCTGCACGCCGAAGGCCAGCCAGTTCCGCGCGGGCCGGCCATAGCCGGCATCGTTGCGAAAGCCGACCTGTGTATCCCAAAACGTGGAAATCGCATGGCCCCACAACAGCTCGGTGCGGGCGTCGTGCACCCGGCCTTTCTCGGCTTCGCCTTCGGCCTTGATCACAAGCTTGTTATAGGCGCTACCAATCCATGCCTGGGCTTCGTACGAGGTCGCATTGCTACCGTTGCCATGCGTCCACTCCAGACGGTCCACCAGCACCGAGGCAAACAGGTGTTCGTCGGCCATGTGAAGCTGGCGATGCTCGCCCAGCGCGTACTTGCCGACGCCGAGCAAGTAACCGCCCGAATACGCATTCGGATCGCGTGCATCCGGCGGCGCACTACCGCCCTGCATCTTCATGTCGCCATGATCCATGGCGGGCGGCGCGCTTCCGGCGTTGCCGCCGTCCATGGTCTGGATGTCGCTGCTATCGCCGCTGTCCATGGCCTGGATCTCGCCGCCATCCATGCCCTGCATCGATGACATCGAATCCGAAGTGGTCGCGTTGGCCGCGTTGGCCGCGTTGGTCGCGTTGGTCGCGTTGGTCGCGTTGGTCGCGTTGGCAGTTGGGGCAGCGTGCGACGCATGGTCTGCGTGCGAATGCTGCGCCCATGCGGTGCCCATGCTGACGGAAAGAAGCACCGCCGCGAGCAGCGTCAGTGTGAGTGGGTTGCGTGCGTTCATCATGCCACCACCACTTCACGGAACATGCCCATGTCCATATGCATCATCAAGTGGCAGTGCCATGCCCAGCGCCCGAGCGCATCGGCGGTCACGAGGAAGCTGATGCGTTGCGCGGGCTGCACCGGAATCGTATGACGACGGGCCTGGAACGTGCCGTCGGGCGCCTCCAGTTCGCTCCACATGCCATGCATGTGCATCGGGTGGGTCATCATCGTGTCGTTGTGGAGAATCACCCGCAGGCGCTCGCCATGCTTGAAGAACACCGGGGTCGACTTGCCGTACTCCACGCCGTCGAACGACCACGTGTAGCGCTCCATATTGCCGGTCAGATGCAATTCCACCTCACGGCCCGGGCCACGGTGGTCCATCGGTCCACCGACCGTATGCATGTCCGCCAGTGTCAGCACCCGGCGCCCGTTGTTGCGCAGCCCGATGCCGGGGTCGTCGAGGTTGGTGCGCGCCATGTCCACGCGCATGTCGGTGCTCGGACCGTACTCAGTACGCGCATGACGGGCCCGCGTGCTGGGTACCTTGAGCGAGTCGCCATGCGACATGGCACTCATCCCAGCCATGCCGGACATACCGGACATATCGTGCTGGCTGTGATCCATGGGCATCGCACCGTGATTCATGGCGCCATGGTTCATGCTGCCCATCATGTCACCCATGGTCAGCCACTCCGCCTTGTCGAGGGCCGGTACCGGTGGCTGCAGGCCCTCGCGCACGGCCAGCGTGCCGCGCGCGAAGCCAGTGCGGTCCATCGACTGGGCGAAGATCGTGTGCGCGTCGTCGGTCGGCTCCACCAGCACGTCGCAGGTTTCCCCCGGGCCGATGCGGAACTCGTCGACCGTCACGGGCTCGATGTTCTGGCCGTCGACCTGTATCACCTTGAGCTTCAGGCCCGGAATGCGCACGTCGTAGAACGTGTTGCCTGCGCCGTTGACGAAGCGCAGGCGCACGCGCTCGCCGGGACGGAACAGCCCGGTCCAGTTGCCGGCAGGGGTGACGCCATTCATCAGGTACGTCAGCGTGGCGCCCGACAGGTCCGCCAGATCGGTCGGGCTCATCCGCATCTGGTTCCACATCTTTCGCTTCTCCAGCGCGGCGCCAAGCCCATCGTTGGAAACGTCGCGGAAGAAGTCCACCACGGTGGGTTGGTTGTAGTTGTAGTAGTCGCTCTGGATCTTGAGCTTGGACATGACCCGCATCGGATCCTCGTCCGTCCAGTCGGACAGCAGCACCGCGTAGTCGCGGTCGGCACGCACTGGGTCTTCGTCGCCGTCGATGATCAGGCTGCCGTAGACACCAGTCATCTCCTGAAAGCCCGAGTGCGAGTGGTACCAGTAGCTACCGGTCTGATCCACCTTGAAGCGGTAGGTGAACGTCTCGCCGGGCGGAATGCCCGGGAAGCTGATACCGGGCACGCCGTCCATCTGATACGGCAGGATGATGCCGTGCCAGTGAATCGAGGTAGGCTCGTTCAGGCGATTGGTGACGCGGATCGTCACCGTGTCGCCCTTGCGCCAGCGCAGCGTGGGACCGGGAAGCATGCCGTTGATGGTGGTGGCCATGCCGGGCTTGCCCGTGAAGTTGACCGCCGACTCGCCAATCACGAGATCGAACTCCGTGCCACGCAAGACCGGTGCAGTGCCATTGCCCGTTGCAGCCTGTCCGCCCCCGGAACTGGCCCAGCTTCCGGACGACAATCCCCCGAGCGCGCCGAGCACACCCCCGGCGGCAAGACCCTGGACGAAGCGACGCCGGGACAACCCCGCTCGCACAGGCAAAATCAGATCGGCCGGAACGTTGGCTCGCATGCTGTCAATTCCTTCTCATCGTGAAATCGCGCCAGCAAAATGGCGCAGCGAGCACAGAGTAGTCAGGGCGCGGTAACCACCTAATGACCCAAAAATTACATTCCGGTAATGTCCGCGTCATGTTCGGACCGCGGCGTACACTTGCGGCGTTTTCCGGGCGCGGGGCCCGGGTGCATTGGTTTGACGAGGACACGTATGAAGCTCCTGGTGGTCGAGGACGAAACCAAGACTGGCGAATACCTGAGGCAGGGCCTGACCGAGGCCGGCTTCATCGTGGACCTCGTGCATAGCGGGCTGGACGGCCAGCATATGGCGCTGAACGAGTCCTACGACCTGCTGATCCTCGATGTGATGCTGCCCGATATCGATGGCTGGCGCATCCTGCAGAACATCCGTGCCGCCGGCAATCCCGTGCCGGTGCTGTTCCTGACGGCCCGTGACAGCGTCGCCGACCGCGTGAAGGGGCTGGAACTCGGCGCGGACGACTACCTCGTCAAGCCGTTCGCGTTCTCCGAACTGCTGGCCCGCGTGCGCACGCTGTTGCGCCGGGGTGCCGCGCAGGCACCGGTCGATCGTATCCAGATCGCCGATCTCGTGCTGGACCTGGCCCGACGCAGAGCCACGCGCGCCGGGCGCAGGATCGTGCTGACCGGCAAGGAATTCGCGCTGCTGGAACTGCTGGCCCGCCGCCGTGGCGAGGTATTGCCGCGTTCGCTGATCGCCTCGCAGGTCTGGGACATGAACTTCGACAGCGACAGCAATGTGATCGACGTGGCGATCCGCCGCCTGCGCGCGAAGATCGACGATGACTTCGACGATAAGCTGATCCAGACCGTGCGTGGCATGGGATATGTGCTGGAAGCGCCGGAGGATCTGGCCTGATGCGCGGCTATTCGCTGACCACGCGGCTGACCGCGCTGTTCTCGCTAACCTCGGCCTGCGTGCTGCTCGGGCTTGGCGTGCTGATCTTCACGGCGATGGACCGGCACTTCGCGGTGGAGGACTACGCGCTGCTGCGCGACAACATGCGCCTCGTTGAGAAAACCATCGCCGACAACACCGGCAGCACGTTGCCCACGCGCCTGGCGGACGCCTACCAGCATCACAGCGGACTCCTGGTCTATACGCGCGGCGCCAACGGTCAGGTGCACTACGCCACGCCGGATTTCGACTTTGCCGCAGCGCTGAAGACGTCGATTGAGGCATCGCGCAAGCATGTCGGCGATGACGACGTCTTCCAATGGACGCAGGACGGCAAGACCTATCGCGGCATGCGTGCCACGGTAAACGCGGCGGGAGAACTCACCGACGTGCTGCTGGGGATGGACACCGAGATCCACGAGCATTTCGTCCACGCGTTCCGCCGATCGCTCGTCTCGTATGTGGCGCTGGCTGTGCTGGCCAGCGGTGTTTTCGGCTGGTGGGCCGCGCGCCGGGGTCTGGCGCCGTTGCGCGCCATGGCCACGCGTGCGAAGGTCGTCACGGGAGACAAGCTCCATGAGCGGATGCCGGTGGAAGCTGTTCCCGAGGAAGTGGCCAATCTCGCCGCCAACCTCAATGCGATGCTGGAACGCCTGCAGGATGATTTCCGCCGCCTGTCCGAATTCTCGTCCGATCTCGCGCACGAACTGCGCACGCCGCTGACCAATCTGATGACGCAGACGCAGGTGGCCTTGTCACAACCCCGGGACGCGGAGAAGTATCGGGAAATCCTGGCCTCCAACGCGGAAGAGCTGCAACGCCTGTCGCGAATGGTTTCGGACATGCTGTATCTGGCCAAGATGGAACACGGGCTCGACCTGCCGCACAAGGAAACCATTTCCATCGCGCAGGAAGCGGGGGCGCTGTTCGAGTTCTATGAGGCGCTGGCCGAGGACAAACAGGTGGCACTGCGGCTGCAGGGCGACGGCATCGTCGAGGGCGACCGCCTGATGCTGCGGCGCGCGCTGAGCAATCTGCTCTCCAACGCGCTGCGCCACACTCCGCAGGCCGGCGCGGTGGTTGTCGAGGCGCACGCGGAAGGCGACAGCGTGGTGGTGGCGGTGGAAAACGATGGGCCCGAGATTCCGGCCGAGTTGTTGTCTTCGCTGTTCGATCGGTTCTTCCGTGGCGACAAGTCGAGGCGACGGCCCGAGTCGGACAGCGTCGGGCTCGGGCTCTCCATCACGCGCGCGATCATGACCGCGCACGGCGGCGGCATCTCGGTCCAGTCGGCGAACGGAAAGACCCGTTTCGTGCTGCGATTCCCGCCGCGGAACGCGCAAGCCTGATCAGGCGCGCGCGACGCGCGCCTTGCTGCGTTCCAGCACTTCGAAGACCAGCATCCCGGCCGCCATGGCCAGCACGAAGCCGATGGCCTTTGGATAGCCCGCGCCCAGCGCCACCAGCGCGGGGCCCGGGCAGAAGCCCGCCGTCCCCCAGCCGATACCGAACAGTGCGCTGCCGATGACGAGCCTTGGCGTGATGACAGTATTCGTCGGCAGTTGCATGGGCAACCCGAGCAGCGAACGCTGACGGCGCTTGGCCAGCAGGAACGCCGCCGAGCCAATCGCAATGGCGCCGACCATCACGAAGGCGAGCGAGGGGTCCCAACGCCCCGCCAGATCGAGAAAGCCCAGCACCTTGGCCGGATTGGCCATGCCGGAAACCATCAGGCCGATGCCGAACAGCAGGCCCGCGAGCAGTGCGGTGATGGCGCTCATATCAGGCTCCGATCAGGTGATGGGTGACGAAAACGGTCAGAAAGCCTGCCGCCATGAAGGTCAGCGTGGCCACCAGCGAACGGATGGACCCACGCGAGATACCGCAGACGCCGTGGCCGCTGGTGCATCCGCCCGCGTAGCGCGTGCCGATCCCGACCAGAAAGCCCGCGACGAGCACCTCGCCCCAGCTTGCCTGGATATCGGCCTTGGCCGGCATCCCGAACAGCGCGGCAAGTATCGGTGCGCCGATCAGCCCTATCAGGAAGGCCACCCGCCACGTCATGTCGCGGCGCGGCAGGCTCAGCAGCCCGCCCAGGATGCCGCTGATGCCAGCGATCCGCCCATTGAACAGCACCAGCACGGCTGCGGCCACGCCAATGACGATGCCCCCGGCCAGGGACAGGCCCGGGGTGAAATTGCCAAGATCGATCAGCAGCATGTTCGCTCCTCAGGAATTCGCGCAGAACTGTTCGTACAGCACGGCCATGACAGCAAGTGCCTGTTCGCTGGCCACGGCATAGATGATGTTCTTGCCCTCGCGGCGCGTGACTACCAGACCGTTTTCACGCAGCACGGCAAGCTGCTGGGACAACGTGGGCTGGTGAATGCCGAGCCGCGCCTCCAGTTCGCCCACCGACAGTTCGCCCTGTGAGAGCTGGCACATCAGCAGCAGGCGGTCGGGGTTGGCCAGCACCTTGAGCAGCGCGCAGGCGTCCGCGGCTGCACTTTGCAGGCTGACGAGGTCGATGGAGGAATGGGTCTGGTTCATGGGCCGGTGCCGGTATGCGCCGATATGGGCCCCGGCACGGGCCGGGCAACATTTGCGAGAATTATAGTCTATAAAAATATAGATTGTTAACGGGTACCCGGCAGACTTGCAGCGTCTGCCGGGGCGTTACCGCTCAGTCGTCAAAGTCCCACATGCGATGGAGATCGAGCTTCAGACGGCTATCCGACTCGAGCACGTCGACATTGGCCAGGCGCTCCGCCAGCATGGCGTCGGCCAGGTTTCGACGCACGACGATCAGCTCCTGCAAGCCAGATTCTCCGGCCCGATACGCGCGCGTTGCGCGATCCGACGCCGTCCGTTGCAGCGTCGCGGCCTCGGTCTGCGCCGCTGCCGCCGCGCGCTTGCCGGACAGGTTCCGGTACAAGACATCGAACTCCGCACCCAAACGTTGTTCGATGCCCAGCCGCTTCCGCGCGGCCGCCTCGGCATCTGCCGCTGCCGCCACTGCGTTAGAGCGGCGATACGCCGAGCCAAGCGGCATCGACACGCTGACCCCGAGAATCCGCTCGGCGCCGCCGCGTTCCACCGTGACGAACATGCCGACGGTCGGGTCCGGCTTGCGGTCCAGATCCGATCGTTTGGCCTGCTGCAACGCATGGGCTTCTTCCGCCATCGCCAGCAGGTATTCATGGCTGTCCTGCACGTAGATGCCGCGCAACTGCTCGACCGGCTCCTGCGGAGGCGGCGGCAGCGCGATGCGAACGGGCGCCTGCACCGGTTGACCCAGCATCGGGAAACGCGCGCGCAACTCGGCGAGCGATGCCGACTCAGTGGCTTGGGCAGTGGCCACCGTCGCGCGCGTGCGCGCCAGTTCCGCCGCTGCCAGCTCCGCGTCGAGACGCGCGGCATCACCCACCTGCACGCGCCGCGTCGTCATGGCTGCGAGGTCCGCCGCCGCGCGCGCATTGTCCTCGGCGGCCATGCGGGCCTGCCCCGCGCGAATCGCTGCGATCCAGAGACTCAGGATCTGACGCGATGTTTCGTGCTTGGCGTCCTTGACCGAGAGGTTGCCGGCCTCGGTCGCGAGATCGGCCAGCACGCCGTCGGCCTCCGCCTTGCCCCAGAGACGCAGCGGACGCTCGATTGCAATCTGGCCTTCGGGATAGCGCTCGGAGGGCTCGCGCACCTGCCGGCCCTGGCCGATCACCCGGACAACCGTTTCCGCCGTGCCCGCTCGCGTGCCTGCGGCGCGTGCCGTCGTGGCATCCCGCCGCGCTTCAGCCGTAAGCACGTCAGGCGCCCGCGCAACGGCCTCGCGCACTGCCACCTCGGCAGGCAGGTACGACTGCGCGTCCTGCGCGAAGACGGCACCATTCGAGAGCAACGCGGCTCCTATCATCGCCAACACGATGTTTCGCATTGCTGGCTTCATTGCATCTCTCCCTTGGCAGACGGGCGAAGGCCAGGCACGCCGAAGCGTTCGAACAACAGCGGCAGCAGGAGCAGCGTCAGCGCGGTGGACGTCACCAGTCCGCCGGACACGACAATCGCCAGCGGCCGCTGGATTTCAGAGCCTGGGCCGGAGGCCAGCAGCAGCGGAATCATGCCGAGCGCCGCAATGCACGCGGTCATCAACACGGGCCGCAAGCGATCGCGCACACCAACGCGCACGGTGGTGGCCATATCGTGCCCTTCGTCCAGCAGCGCATTGAAGTGCGACACCAGCACCACGCCGTTGAGCACCGCGATGCCGAGCAGCGCGATGAAGCCCACCGACGCCGGTACGGACAGGTACTCGCCCGAGATCCGCAATGCGGCAATGCCACCGACCAGCGCGAACGGAATATTGGCGATGATCAGCACCGCCTGACGCACCGACCGGAACGTCAGCATCAGCAGCAGGAAGATCGCGCCCAGCGCCAGCGGCACCACCAGCGCGAGACGGGCCGCCGCGCGTTGCTGGTTCTCGAACTGGCCACCCCATACGATGCGCAGACCCTTGAGCGACGCAAGCTGATTCACCGCGGTTTGCGCTTCCTGCACGAAGCCGGCCAGATCGCGGCCGCTCACGTTGACCTGGACCACGGCAAAGCGCGCCCCGTCCTCATGGTTGATGCGGACCGGTCCGTCGATGCGCTCGATACGCGCGAGCGATGTCAGCGGCCATACCTTTCCATCGGGCGCCGTCACCAGCAGACCCGTGAAGGCATCCGGCACCTGCCGCAGCCCCGGCCCGCCGCGCAGGATCAGCGGCGTGCGGACGATGCCTTCGGGCACCACGCCGATGCGGTCGCCTTCCACCAACGCGCGCAGTTGCGCCTGCAATGCGTCGCCGCTGAATCCGGCCTGCCCGGCCGCGGCCCGGTCGATCACTACGTTCATGTATTGCACGCCGCTGTTGCTCGGCGCGATCACCTCGGCCACACCGTTGATCTTGCGTACCGTTGCGGCGATGGCGGTGGCGGCGTTGTCGATGGATGCAAGGTCGTTGCCGAAGTGACCTTGCCCCTGTTCCACGAATCCCATAACCGAGGGAATTAGGCAGCCCGGTGTTGCTGAGCTGCGGACCAGTTTTTCTCGAACGTCATGGGGCTGACGTAGCCCAGCGTCGAGTGGAGTCGGCTGGCATTATAAAAGCCAAGCCAGTCAATTACCTCGTCCATTGCGGCGCGGCGGGTAGCGAACTGGCGACCGTGCAGGCGAGCGACCTTCAACGACCCCCACAGACTCTCAGTCGGCGCGTTGTCCCAGCAATCGCCCCTGCGGCTCATTGACGAGCGCATGCCATACGCCTTCAGGGCGTCTTGAAACAGATGGCTGCAATACTGGCTTCCCCGGTCGGTGTGCACAATCACACCGGCTTCCGGGCGGCGCCGGAACCAGGCCATGCGCAGCGCGTCCGTGACCAATTCGGCCTTCATGTGTGGTTGCATCGACCAGCCAACCACCTGCCGGCTGAACAGGTCGATGATGACCACCAGGTAGAGCCAGCCTTCGGCGGTCGCCACATAGGTTATGTCGCTCGTCCAGACTTGATTGGGTGCTGCTGGGCTAAAGTCGCGTTGCAGCAGATTGGGGGCCACCGGCAAATCGTGGTTCGAGTTGGTTGTCGCGATGTACTTGCGCTTGTGGCGGGCACGGATGCCGTGCAGCGCCATCAGCTTGCGAACACGCTCCTTGCCCACCCGCACCCCACGCGCCAGCAGTTCCTTCCACATGCGCGGCCAGCCGTACTCCCCCTTGACCCCGGCGTGAATCGCCTTGATGTGGGCCAACAAGGCATCGTCACTGAGTCGGCCTCTATCTGGCCTGTCGGTGCTTACTGTGCGTTGCTTGCGCTGGTGATAGCCGCTGGGGCTGACCCCTAACAGCTCACACAGGACCGAGACCGGCCAGTAACGTCGGTTTCGCTCGATGAACGCATACCTCACACCGACTCCTTCGCAAAGTATGCTGCGGCTTTTTTTAAAATATCGCGCTCCATCTTCAAGCGCGCCACCTCCGCCCGAAGCCGGGCCAGCTCCATCTGCTCCGGGCTGACCGGCTTCATACCCGCACCAGTCAGCTTGCCTTCCCGCTCCGCCTTGACCCAGTTATGCAGCGTCTGCGCTCTGATGCCCAGGGTCGCGCTAACCACTGCCATGCTCTGCCCGCTCTTCACCAGCCGTACCGCTTCCAGCTTGAATTCCAGCGTGTACTGCGCCCGCTTTGTCTTGCTTGTCATCACATCTCTCCTTGCTTCAGTTTAACCTCAGCAAGGGATTCGTTTTGCGGGGGCAAGCTCAAAGATCTTGATGGCCACATCGCCACGCGTGCCGGTCAGCATCTCGGAGACGCGCATCTCGATTGGCTGCGTGAAACCGTAGACCACGCCCGGGAAGCGCTCCATCACCTTGCGGATCGATTCCGCGATATCGTCCTTGGTGCCACGCCACTCGTCCTTCGGCTTGAGCACCAGGAAGGTGTCGGTCTCGTTCAGCCCCATCGGGTCCAGCCCCAGGTCGTCCGATCCGGAACGCGCCACCACCGAGCGGATCTCAGGCACTTCCTTGAGCAGCGCCCGCTGGACACGTTGATCCAGCTCGAGCGATGCCGCCAGCGATACGGATGGCGCCTTCTGCAACTGCACGATCAGGTCGCCCTCATCCATGCTCGGCATAAACGTCTTGCCAACGGACACATACAGCCCGACCGCCAGCAACAACGCCGCGCCAGCCACCCCGAATACGGCGCGGCGATGCGCAAAACTCCACTGCTGCAGCCGCGCAAACCCCGCAGCCACCTTGCGCATCATCCACGGCATCTCGTCCGCGTGGGCCTTCAGCACCAGCGACGCCAGCGCCGGCACCACCGTGAAGGCAATCACAATCGACGACGCCAGCGCCAGCACGATGGTCAGCGCCACCGGCGAGAACAGCTTGCCTTCCAGCCCCTGCAGCGACAGCAATGGCAGAAACACGATGGCGATGATCGACACTCCGGCCAGCATCGGCGTTGCCACCGAAGTCACGGCGTGCCGGATGGCGGCGCCGCGCAGATCACTACGCGCCCCATGCTTTTCCTCGCGGGCCAGTGCGGTCTCGATGTTCTCCACCACCACCACGGCAGCGTCCACCAGCATGCCCAGCGCGATGGCCAGGCCACCCAGGCTCATCAGGTTGGCGGTGAGCCCGACGTAGCGCATCAGCAGGAAGGTCGCCAGCATCGACAGTGGCAGCGTGGCCGCCACCACCAGCGCGGCGCGCACGCCACCGAGAAACAGGTACAGCAGCACCACCACCAGCAAGCTGGCTTCGATCAACGCGCGCACCACCGTGTTGGCCGCACGCGATACCAGTTCGCCACGGTTGTAGAACACGTGGGTCGTCATGCCCTTGGGCAAGTCGGGCGCCAGCGCATCGAGACGCGCCTGCACGGCATCCACCAGCTTGCGGGCATCGGTACCGCGCAGGCCGAGCACGAGGCCCTCGACCACTTCGCCGCGCCCGTCCTGCGTCACCGCGCCGTTACGCGTGGCTTCACCGAGCTTGACCGTTGCGACATCTCCGACGGTCACCGCCGCAGCATCCACCATGCCCTGCCCGGACTCGACCACGATCGTGCGCAGATCGTCGACACCACGTACACCGCCTTCCACCCGCACGACCCAGTGCTCGTCGCCCTGTTCCAGCCGGCCGGCGCCGTCGTTGCGATTATTGGTGTCGAGCGCGTCGCGCAGCTGTTGCAGCGTCACACCCCGGGCGCGCAGCCGTGCGGGATCGGGAATCACTTCGTAGCTGCGGACCTCGCCGCCGAGCGAGTTGACATCGGCCACGCCCGGCACAGTACGTAGCGCGGGGCGGATCACCCAGTCGAGCACGCGCCGCCGGTCCGCCAGGCTGTAGCCATCGCCATCGACGGTGAACATGAACATCTCGCCCAGCGGCGTGGTGACGGGCGCGAGCCCCCCAACCGCCGATGACGGCAAATCGCGCGCGATACCTGCCATGCGCTCCGACACCTGCTGGCGCGCCCAGTAGACGTCCACCCCTTCCTCGAAGTCGACCGTGACATCGCTGATGCCGTACTTCGACACCGAGCGGACGATCGTCTTGTGCGGAATGCCCAACAACTCCTGCTCGATCGGCGTGGAGACGCGCTGCTCTACCTCCTCGGGCGTCATGCCCGGCACCTTCAGCACCACCTTGACCTGCGTGGGCGAGATATCGGGAAACGCGTCGATGGGCAGGTTCAGATAGGCCCACGCCCCGGCCGCCGCCAGCACGCAGGCGGCGATCAGCACCAGCGGGCGCTGCCGCAGGGAAAAATCGATCAGACGGCCTACCATCACTGGTCTCCCGTCAGGATGCCCTTGAGCGCCCCAATGCCGGTGACCGCCACGCGAGCG
This genomic interval from Cupriavidus metallidurans CH34 contains the following:
- a CDS encoding copper resistance protein B, translated to MMNARNPLTLTLLAAVLLSVSMGTAWAQHSHADHASHAAPTANATNATNATNATNAANAANATTSDSMSSMQGMDGGEIQAMDSGDSSDIQTMDGGNAGSAPPAMDHGDMKMQGGSAPPDARDPNAYSGGYLLGVGKYALGEHRQLHMADEHLFASVLVDRLEWTHGNGSNATSYEAQAWIGSAYNKLVIKAEGEAEKGRVHDARTELLWGHAISTFWDTQVGFRNDAGYGRPARNWLAFGVQGLAPYWFEVDATAYVGNEGRTALRLSAEYELLITQRLILQPRIEANLYGKNDPATGTGSGLSNGAVGLRLRYEFSRQFAPYIGVERYQTFGNTADMVRTSGGRSGETRFVAGVRAWF
- a CDS encoding copper resistance system multicopper oxidase encodes the protein MRANVPADLILPVRAGLSRRRFVQGLAAGGVLGALGGLSSGSWASSGGGQAATGNGTAPVLRGTEFDLVIGESAVNFTGKPGMATTINGMLPGPTLRWRKGDTVTIRVTNRLNEPTSIHWHGIILPYQMDGVPGISFPGIPPGETFTYRFKVDQTGSYWYHSHSGFQEMTGVYGSLIIDGDEDPVRADRDYAVLLSDWTDEDPMRVMSKLKIQSDYYNYNQPTVVDFFRDVSNDGLGAALEKRKMWNQMRMSPTDLADLSGATLTYLMNGVTPAGNWTGLFRPGERVRLRFVNGAGNTFYDVRIPGLKLKVIQVDGQNIEPVTVDEFRIGPGETCDVLVEPTDDAHTIFAQSMDRTGFARGTLAVREGLQPPVPALDKAEWLTMGDMMGSMNHGAMNHGAMPMDHSQHDMSGMSGMAGMSAMSHGDSLKVPSTRARHARTEYGPSTDMRVDMARTNLDDPGIGLRNNGRRVLTLADMHTVGGPMDHRGPGREVELHLTGNMERYTWSFDGVEYGKSTPVFFKHGERLRVILHNDTMMTHPMHMHGMWSELEAPDGTFQARRHTIPVQPAQRISFLVTADALGRWAWHCHLMMHMDMGMFREVVVA
- a CDS encoding heavy metal response regulator transcription factor; protein product: MKLLVVEDETKTGEYLRQGLTEAGFIVDLVHSGLDGQHMALNESYDLLILDVMLPDIDGWRILQNIRAAGNPVPVLFLTARDSVADRVKGLELGADDYLVKPFAFSELLARVRTLLRRGAAQAPVDRIQIADLVLDLARRRATRAGRRIVLTGKEFALLELLARRRGEVLPRSLIASQVWDMNFDSDSNVIDVAIRRLRAKIDDDFDDKLIQTVRGMGYVLEAPEDLA
- a CDS encoding heavy metal sensor histidine kinase — protein: MRGYSLTTRLTALFSLTSACVLLGLGVLIFTAMDRHFAVEDYALLRDNMRLVEKTIADNTGSTLPTRLADAYQHHSGLLVYTRGANGQVHYATPDFDFAAALKTSIEASRKHVGDDDVFQWTQDGKTYRGMRATVNAAGELTDVLLGMDTEIHEHFVHAFRRSLVSYVALAVLASGVFGWWAARRGLAPLRAMATRAKVVTGDKLHERMPVEAVPEEVANLAANLNAMLERLQDDFRRLSEFSSDLAHELRTPLTNLMTQTQVALSQPRDAEKYREILASNAEELQRLSRMVSDMLYLAKMEHGLDLPHKETISIAQEAGALFEFYEALAEDKQVALRLQGDGIVEGDRLMLRRALSNLLSNALRHTPQAGAVVVEAHAEGDSVVVAVENDGPEIPAELLSSLFDRFFRGDKSRRRPESDSVGLGLSITRAIMTAHGGGISVQSANGKTRFVLRFPPRNAQA
- a CDS encoding YeeE/YedE family protein, which encodes MSAITALLAGLLFGIGLMVSGMANPAKVLGFLDLAGRWDPSLAFVMVGAIAIGSAAFLLAKRRQRSLLGLPMQLPTNTVITPRLVIGSALFGIGWGTAGFCPGPALVALGAGYPKAIGFVLAMAAGMLVFEVLERSKARVARA
- a CDS encoding YeeE/YedE family protein, whose protein sequence is MLIDLGNFTPGLSLAGGIVIGVAAAVLVLFNGRIAGISGILGGLLSLPRRDMTWRVAFLIGLIGAPILAALFGMPAKADIQASWGEVLVAGFLVGIGTRYAGGCTSGHGVCGISRGSIRSLVATLTFMAAGFLTVFVTHHLIGA
- a CDS encoding ArsR/SmtB family transcription factor — its product is MNQTHSSIDLVSLQSAAADACALLKVLANPDRLLLMCQLSQGELSVGELEARLGIHQPTLSQQLAVLRENGLVVTRREGKNIIYAVASEQALAVMAVLYEQFCANS
- a CDS encoding TolC family protein: MKPAMRNIVLAMIGAALLSNGAVFAQDAQSYLPAEVAVREAVARAPDVLTAEARRDATTARAAGTRAGTAETVVRVIGQGRQVREPSERYPEGQIAIERPLRLWGKAEADGVLADLATEAGNLSVKDAKHETSRQILSLWIAAIRAGQARMAAEDNARAAADLAAMTTRRVQVGDAARLDAELAAAELARTRATVATAQATESASLAELRARFPMLGQPVQAPVRIALPPPPQEPVEQLRGIYVQDSHEYLLAMAEEAHALQQAKRSDLDRKPDPTVGMFVTVERGGAERILGVSVSMPLGSAYRRSNAVAAAADAEAAARKRLGIEQRLGAEFDVLYRNLSGKRAAAAAQTEAATLQRTASDRATRAYRAGESGLQELIVVRRNLADAMLAERLANVDVLESDSRLKLDLHRMWDFDD
- a CDS encoding IS3-like element ISRme13 family transposase (programmed frameshift); the protein is MTSKTKRAQYTLEFKLEAVRLVKSGQSMAVVSATLGIRAQTLHNWVKAEREGKLTGAGMKPVSPEQMELARLRAEVARLKMERDIFKKSRSILCEGVGVRYAFIERNRRYWPVSVLCELLGVSPSGYHQRKQRTVSTDRPDRGRLSDDALLAHIKAIHAGVKGEYGWPRMWKELLARGVRVGKERVRKLMALHGIRARHKRKYIATTNSNHDLPVAPNLLQRDFSPAAPNQVWTSDITYVATAEGWLYLVVIIDLFSRQVVGWSMQPHMKAELVTDALRMAWFRRRPEAGVIVHTDRGSQYCSHLFQDALKAYGMRSSMSRRGDCWDNAPTESLWGSLKVARLHGRQFATRRAAMDEVIDWLGFYNASRLHSTLGYVSPMTFEKNWSAAQQHRAA